Proteins encoded within one genomic window of Bradyrhizobium sp. CB1717:
- a CDS encoding adenylate/guanylate cyclase domain-containing protein, with product MNVPSPVNESLLSQRLAALGAARSWAPNVLPELERFIRTADDYDLLRVNPIQYARAVGMSEADAIGLFVHAAKVGLFDMDWLLICAYCPQVAGSFRELDQVHPRFQCAFCNAINDVALDDYIQVAFTVSSGVRDIIFRHPERLSVEDFYLRYNFSKGFIAPHGMTHQQLVAALSRGFADIEAHEHRSFDFEVTTGRFEVLDLSHKLLLVFFANGAPAEPQETLVQLESGRFLLPDRATAPRDIVLGDGRFSFRQTADLSPGKHTIRIENRSGDRGRFWFVQYPFGFQPHRVEYEPFLSGKRLLLTPSFRELYKAQLVDEGESIKVSDMTFLFTDLKQSTPLYESVGDVNAYFLVRQHFEILNRIIRERSGTIIKTIGDAVMAGFERPQDAVCASVEMIEELSRFNRTASRPLGLKVGVHKGRAIAVTLNDRIDFFGQDVNIAARVQGLADVNEVCISATAMEAPGVGDIVNSRPVSRNYENLKGIGQKMEVHRMTIPPTQT from the coding sequence ATGAATGTCCCGTCTCCAGTCAACGAGAGTCTCCTGAGCCAGCGTCTCGCCGCGCTCGGAGCGGCAAGAAGCTGGGCACCGAATGTTCTGCCGGAGCTCGAGCGCTTCATCCGGACCGCCGACGACTATGATCTTCTTCGCGTCAATCCCATCCAATACGCCCGCGCCGTCGGCATGTCCGAGGCGGACGCGATCGGGCTGTTCGTGCACGCTGCCAAGGTGGGCCTGTTCGACATGGACTGGCTGCTGATCTGCGCCTACTGCCCGCAGGTCGCCGGCAGCTTCCGCGAACTCGACCAGGTCCATCCACGCTTTCAGTGCGCGTTCTGCAACGCGATCAACGATGTGGCGCTGGACGACTACATTCAGGTCGCATTTACGGTCTCGAGCGGCGTCCGCGACATCATATTCCGCCATCCCGAAAGGCTGTCCGTCGAGGATTTTTACCTGCGCTACAACTTTTCCAAAGGCTTCATCGCTCCGCACGGAATGACGCACCAGCAGCTCGTTGCCGCGCTCTCACGGGGATTCGCCGATATCGAGGCGCATGAGCACCGCAGCTTCGACTTCGAGGTCACGACTGGCCGCTTCGAGGTGCTGGATTTGAGCCACAAACTCCTTCTGGTGTTCTTCGCGAACGGGGCGCCGGCAGAGCCGCAAGAGACGCTGGTCCAGCTCGAGTCGGGTCGCTTTCTGCTACCGGACCGGGCCACGGCACCGCGAGACATCGTCCTCGGCGACGGACGGTTTTCGTTCCGGCAGACGGCCGATCTCAGCCCAGGCAAGCACACCATCCGGATCGAGAACCGCTCTGGCGATCGCGGCCGCTTCTGGTTCGTCCAGTACCCCTTCGGTTTCCAGCCCCATCGGGTCGAATATGAACCGTTTCTTTCCGGCAAGCGGTTGCTGCTCACCCCGAGCTTCCGCGAACTGTACAAGGCGCAGCTGGTGGATGAGGGCGAGAGCATCAAGGTCTCGGACATGACTTTCCTGTTCACCGATCTGAAGCAGTCGACCCCGCTGTATGAAAGCGTCGGTGACGTGAACGCGTATTTCCTGGTTCGTCAGCACTTCGAGATCTTGAACAGAATCATCCGGGAACGATCCGGCACCATTATCAAGACGATCGGCGATGCAGTCATGGCCGGGTTCGAGCGTCCCCAGGACGCCGTTTGCGCCTCAGTCGAGATGATCGAAGAATTGTCGCGATTCAACCGGACCGCTTCACGGCCGCTGGGCCTCAAGGTCGGTGTCCATAAGGGTCGGGCGATTGCGGTGACGCTCAACGACCGGATCGACTTCTTCGGACAGGACGTGAATATCGCCGCACGCGTGCAAGGTCTCGCCGATGTCAACGAAGTTTGCATCAGTGCAACCGCGATGGAGGCGCCTGGCGTCGGTGATATCGTCAATTCACGCCCGGTGTCGCGCAACTACGAGAACCTGAAGGGCATCGGTCAAAAGATGGAAGTCCATCGCATGACAATCCCGCCGACGCAGACGTGA
- a CDS encoding sugar phosphate isomerase/epimerase family protein — MRDFSSDHRWLSLNTATVRKQGDLVEIIDACAKHGIRAIDPWRDQVAAVGLDRAARAVRDAGLDLSGYCRGGMFTSDASRRGEVRDDNRRCVDEAKALGAPCIVLVVGGLPQYSRPGSGASKDIAGARGQVEEALAEMLDYAKQANLPLAIEPLHPAYAADRACVNTTKQALDICDRLDPGRSGMLGVALDVYHIWWDPELMGQIARAGKDRLLAFHVCDWLVPTKDILNDRGMMGDGVIDIKSVRQAVEAQGFAGYSEIEIFSNDWWGKPMDEVLRTCIARHRTVV; from the coding sequence ATGCGCGATTTTTCGTCCGACCACCGCTGGCTGTCGCTGAACACGGCGACCGTCCGCAAGCAGGGTGATCTCGTCGAGATCATCGACGCCTGCGCGAAGCACGGCATTCGCGCCATCGATCCCTGGCGCGACCAGGTCGCCGCCGTCGGCCTCGACCGCGCCGCGCGCGCCGTGCGCGACGCTGGCCTCGATCTGTCAGGCTATTGCCGCGGCGGCATGTTCACCTCGGACGCATCGCGCCGGGGCGAAGTGCGCGATGACAACCGGCGCTGTGTCGACGAGGCCAAGGCGCTGGGCGCGCCCTGCATCGTTCTCGTCGTCGGCGGGCTGCCGCAATATTCGCGGCCGGGCAGCGGGGCCTCGAAAGATATCGCGGGAGCGCGCGGACAGGTCGAGGAAGCCCTCGCCGAGATGCTCGACTACGCCAAACAGGCCAACTTGCCTCTGGCTATCGAGCCGCTGCATCCGGCTTACGCCGCCGACCGTGCCTGCGTGAACACCACAAAGCAGGCGCTCGACATCTGCGACCGGCTAGACCCCGGCCGCAGCGGCATGCTCGGCGTTGCGCTCGACGTCTATCACATCTGGTGGGATCCGGAGCTGATGGGCCAGATCGCGCGCGCCGGCAAGGATCGCCTGCTCGCGTTCCATGTCTGCGACTGGCTGGTGCCGACCAAGGACATCCTCAACGACCGCGGCATGATGGGCGACGGCGTCATCGACATCAAATCGGTGCGTCAAGCGGTCGAAGCGCAGGGCTTTGCCGGCTATTCGGAGATCGAGATCTTCTCCAATGACTGGTGGGGCAAGCCGATGGACGAAGTGCTTCGCACCTGCATCGCGCGGCACAGGACAGTGGTGTAG
- a CDS encoding dihydrodipicolinate synthase family protein translates to MNKPVQPMSSLSLKLPKADRSIETYRLAASRTFAAKLEGPLNRIAFSAVHTVADPFADNDPWLSVAVDWDKTIAFREHVWDLGLGVAEAMDTAQRGMGLDWPTSLELITRSVGAAKRRNALVFSGAGTDHLAVEDARTIDDVIRAYEEQISAIEKIGGRIILMASRALAKLGRNADDYAKVYDRVLSQVREPVIIHWLGDMFDPALTGYWGTKDLDKAMDTAVAIINGNAAKVDGVKVSLLDKQREIDMRRRLDKRIKMYTGDDFNYAELIAGDSQGFSHALLGIFDAIAPAASYALSRLAAGDEAGFHDVLGPTVPLSRHIFKAPTRFYKTGVVFMAYLNGHQDHFTMVGGQESTRSTLHLAELFRLADKAGLLADPELATQRMKTVLATHGIES, encoded by the coding sequence ATGAACAAGCCCGTCCAGCCGATGTCATCCCTATCGCTCAAGCTGCCCAAGGCCGATCGCTCGATCGAGACCTATCGCCTTGCGGCCTCGCGCACGTTCGCCGCAAAGCTCGAGGGACCGCTGAACCGCATCGCCTTCTCAGCCGTGCATACCGTGGCCGATCCCTTTGCCGACAACGACCCCTGGCTGTCGGTCGCCGTCGACTGGGACAAGACCATCGCCTTCCGCGAGCACGTCTGGGACCTCGGCCTCGGCGTTGCCGAAGCCATGGACACCGCGCAGCGCGGCATGGGGCTGGACTGGCCGACTTCGCTCGAGCTGATCACGCGTTCGGTCGGCGCCGCCAAGCGCCGCAACGCGCTGGTGTTCTCCGGAGCCGGCACCGACCATCTCGCGGTCGAGGATGCCAGGACCATCGACGACGTCATCCGTGCCTATGAGGAGCAGATATCGGCGATCGAGAAGATCGGCGGTCGCATCATCCTGATGGCCTCGCGCGCCCTGGCCAAGCTTGGCCGCAACGCTGACGATTACGCAAAAGTCTATGACCGCGTGCTGTCGCAAGTCCGCGAGCCCGTGATCATCCACTGGCTCGGCGACATGTTCGATCCGGCGCTGACGGGCTATTGGGGCACGAAGGATCTCGACAAGGCGATGGACACCGCGGTCGCGATCATCAACGGCAACGCCGCCAAGGTCGACGGCGTCAAGGTGTCGCTGCTCGACAAGCAGCGCGAGATCGACATGCGCCGGCGCCTCGACAAGCGCATCAAGATGTACACCGGCGACGACTTCAATTATGCGGAGCTGATCGCCGGCGATAGCCAAGGTTTTTCGCACGCGCTGCTCGGTATCTTCGATGCCATCGCGCCTGCGGCGTCCTACGCGCTGTCGCGGCTGGCTGCCGGTGACGAGGCCGGCTTCCATGACGTGCTGGGGCCGACGGTACCGCTCTCGCGCCACATCTTCAAAGCGCCGACGCGGTTCTACAAGACCGGCGTCGTGTTCATGGCATATCTGAACGGCCACCAGGATCATTTCACCATGGTCGGCGGTCAGGAGAGCACGCGCTCCACGTTGCATCTGGCCGAGCTGTTCCGTCTCGCCGACAAGGCCGGCCTGCTCGCCGACCCCGAACTCGCGACGCAGCGGATGAAGACCGTGCTCGCCACCCACGGTATCGAATCCTGA
- a CDS encoding Gfo/Idh/MocA family oxidoreductase, translated as MTTQRLGLIMNGVTGRMGLNQHLIRSIVAIRDQGGVRLKNGDRVMPDPILVGRSAEKVEALAKRYNITRWTTDLDAALADKNDTMFFDAATTQARPGLLTQAINAGKHVYCEKPIATNFEEAIEVVKLANAKGVKHGTVQDKLFLPGLKKIAFLRDSGFFGRILSVRGEFGYWVFEGGWQEAQRPSWNYRDEDGGGIILDMVCHWRYVLDNLFGNVQSVVCIGNTDIPERFDEQGKTYKATADDSAYATFQLDGGVIAHINMSWVTRVYRDDLVTFQVDGTLGSAVAGLSDCMIQARQATPRPVWNPDEKRLHDFYGDWQKLPDNVTYDNGFKEQWEMFIRHVYEDAPYKFTLLEGAKGVQLAECALKSWKERRWIDVAPIKV; from the coding sequence ATGACCACCCAACGCCTCGGCCTCATCATGAACGGCGTCACCGGCCGCATGGGGCTCAACCAGCATCTGATCCGTTCGATCGTCGCGATCCGCGACCAGGGCGGCGTCCGCCTCAAGAACGGCGACCGCGTGATGCCCGATCCGATCCTGGTCGGCCGCAGCGCCGAGAAGGTCGAGGCGCTGGCGAAGCGTTACAACATCACGCGCTGGACCACCGATCTCGACGCCGCGCTCGCCGACAAGAACGACACCATGTTCTTCGACGCAGCGACCACGCAGGCCCGTCCCGGCCTGCTGACCCAGGCCATCAACGCCGGCAAGCACGTCTATTGCGAGAAGCCGATCGCGACGAATTTCGAGGAAGCCATCGAGGTCGTGAAGCTCGCCAATGCCAAGGGCGTCAAGCACGGCACGGTGCAGGACAAGCTGTTCCTGCCCGGCCTGAAGAAGATCGCGTTCCTGCGCGATTCCGGCTTCTTCGGCCGCATCCTCTCGGTGCGCGGCGAGTTCGGCTATTGGGTGTTCGAAGGCGGCTGGCAGGAGGCGCAGCGGCCGTCCTGGAACTACCGCGACGAGGACGGCGGCGGCATCATCCTCGATATGGTCTGCCACTGGCGCTACGTGCTCGATAATCTCTTCGGTAATGTCCAGAGCGTGGTCTGCATTGGCAATACCGACATTCCCGAGCGCTTCGACGAGCAGGGCAAGACCTACAAGGCGACCGCGGACGATTCCGCCTACGCGACCTTCCAGCTCGATGGCGGCGTCATCGCCCACATCAACATGTCCTGGGTCACGCGCGTCTATCGCGACGACCTCGTCACCTTCCAGGTCGACGGCACGCTCGGCTCGGCGGTTGCGGGCCTTTCCGACTGCATGATCCAGGCGCGGCAGGCGACACCCCGTCCGGTGTGGAACCCCGACGAGAAGCGGCTGCACGATTTCTACGGGGACTGGCAGAAGCTGCCCGACAACGTTACCTACGACAACGGCTTCAAGGAGCAGTGGGAGATGTTCATCCGCCACGTCTACGAGGATGCGCCCTACAAGTTCACCCTGCTCGAAGGCGCCAAGGGCGTGCAGCTCGCCGAATGCGCGCTGAAGAGCTGGAAGGAGCGGCGCTGGATCGACGTCGCTCCGATCAAGGTCTGA
- a CDS encoding ABC transporter ATP-binding protein, whose translation MTAAMKVVGEMQPAAHLRLVSDRAGDASGINLSGVSKTYRTRDGDVPSLRPLDFHINDGEFFVVVGPSGCGKSTLLKLISGLLPPTTGEILVEGEKVTTPHGNVGIVFQNALLLPWRNILNNVMLPIDMKRLPRQEYLDRAKSLLKLVGLEGFEKKLPWQLSGGMQQRASICRALVHDPKIMLMDEPFGALDALTRERMNVELMRIQRETKKTVLLITHSIPEAVFLADRVLVMTERPGAVAAIYDVPLPRPRSLDVMADPVFTELVQRIRKHFFSQGSLD comes from the coding sequence ATGACTGCAGCAATGAAGGTGGTAGGTGAGATGCAGCCGGCCGCGCATCTGAGATTGGTGAGCGACCGGGCCGGCGATGCGTCGGGCATCAACTTGTCCGGCGTGTCGAAGACCTACAGGACGCGCGACGGCGACGTGCCGTCGCTGCGGCCGCTCGATTTCCACATCAATGACGGCGAGTTCTTCGTCGTGGTCGGCCCTTCCGGCTGCGGCAAGTCCACGCTGCTCAAGCTGATCTCGGGCCTGTTGCCGCCGACCACGGGAGAGATCCTGGTCGAGGGCGAAAAGGTGACGACGCCGCACGGCAATGTCGGCATCGTGTTCCAGAACGCCCTGCTGCTGCCATGGCGCAACATCCTCAACAACGTGATGCTGCCGATCGACATGAAGCGGCTGCCGCGGCAGGAATATCTCGATCGCGCCAAGTCACTGTTGAAGCTGGTCGGCCTCGAAGGGTTCGAGAAGAAGCTGCCCTGGCAGCTCTCCGGCGGCATGCAGCAGCGAGCCTCGATCTGCCGTGCTCTGGTGCACGACCCGAAGATCATGCTGATGGACGAGCCGTTCGGTGCGCTCGATGCGCTGACGCGCGAGCGCATGAATGTCGAGCTGATGCGGATTCAGCGCGAGACCAAGAAAACGGTGCTGCTGATCACGCATTCGATTCCGGAGGCGGTGTTCCTCGCCGACCGCGTGCTTGTCATGACCGAGCGGCCTGGCGCGGTCGCTGCGATCTACGACGTGCCGCTCCCGCGTCCGCGCTCGCTCGATGTGATGGCCGATCCCGTCTTCACCGAGCTCGTGCAACGCATCCGCAAACATTTCTTCTCGCAAGGTTCGCTGGACTAA
- a CDS encoding ABC transporter substrate-binding protein: MKRWIGAASLALMAFAVSPAQAADKVVLMLNWYVYGEHAPFYYGKAKGIYAAEGIDLEIQEGRGSAATTQAVAAKTADFGYVDVPTMMRAAIKGAPVVATGVLLQTSPMSAMGFVDKNIRKPEDIKGKTVAITPADSMTQIWPLFLKKTGLKESDFQTVAGDGQTKLNAVINGQADLLLGYVMDQSMKIKDATGKDVYPIKFADYGINMVSSGIIANADYVKANADLVRRFMSATTKAVEAAEKEPKAAAQAILDANPKGGKIDTLTQGFELTIPLYRTAETKTKRPFQVTDQNMTETVNLLVEYGGLDAKAKDNPKAFYTNDYLPKSGS; the protein is encoded by the coding sequence ATGAAGCGGTGGATTGGAGCTGCATCTTTGGCGCTGATGGCGTTCGCGGTGTCGCCGGCGCAGGCAGCCGACAAGGTCGTGCTGATGCTGAACTGGTACGTCTATGGCGAGCACGCGCCGTTCTATTACGGCAAGGCCAAGGGCATCTATGCCGCCGAAGGCATCGACCTCGAGATCCAGGAGGGCCGTGGCTCGGCTGCGACCACGCAGGCCGTTGCCGCCAAGACCGCGGACTTCGGCTACGTCGACGTCCCCACCATGATGCGCGCTGCCATCAAGGGCGCGCCGGTGGTTGCGACCGGCGTGCTGCTGCAGACCTCACCGATGTCCGCGATGGGCTTCGTCGACAAGAACATCAGGAAACCTGAGGACATCAAGGGCAAGACGGTGGCGATCACGCCGGCGGACTCCATGACCCAGATCTGGCCGCTGTTCCTGAAGAAGACCGGCCTGAAGGAGAGCGACTTCCAGACGGTTGCGGGCGACGGCCAGACCAAGCTCAACGCCGTGATCAACGGCCAGGCCGATCTCTTGCTCGGCTACGTCATGGACCAGTCGATGAAGATCAAGGACGCCACCGGCAAGGACGTCTATCCGATCAAGTTCGCCGACTACGGCATCAACATGGTTTCCTCGGGCATCATCGCCAACGCCGATTACGTGAAGGCCAATGCCGATCTCGTCCGCCGCTTCATGTCGGCGACCACCAAGGCGGTCGAGGCCGCCGAGAAGGAGCCGAAGGCCGCGGCGCAGGCGATCCTCGATGCCAACCCCAAGGGCGGCAAGATCGACACGCTGACGCAGGGCTTTGAGCTGACCATCCCGCTGTACCGGACCGCGGAGACCAAGACCAAGCGGCCGTTCCAGGTCACCGACCAGAACATGACCGAGACCGTCAATCTGCTGGTCGAATATGGCGGGCTCGACGCCAAGGCCAAGGACAACCCGAAGGCCTTCTACACCAACGACTATCTGCCGAAGAGCGGCTCGTGA
- a CDS encoding ABC transporter permease: MAEPKPQGAISKLLNAAWVRPFLFLVFIVVAWDLAIRLFRIPAYQIPSPGDVLAVLRTEWPELLRQSWPTTYATVCGFLLSALFGIPVAMLIAGSKTVESYVYPLLVFSQSVPKIAIAPLFVVWFGFGIIPKVISAFLLGFFPVVVSAVQGFKSVDPDMVDLARAMQGSRLQVFRAVNLPHALPAIFSGLKVSVTLAVVGAVVGEFVGSNSGIGYVMQRSIGTFDLPTMFAALVILALLGVILFWIVDRIENLVIPWHVSQREDVIFAS, encoded by the coding sequence TTGGCCGAGCCGAAGCCACAGGGTGCGATCTCCAAGTTGCTGAATGCGGCGTGGGTTCGGCCGTTCTTGTTCCTCGTCTTCATCGTCGTCGCCTGGGATCTCGCGATCCGCCTGTTCAGGATTCCCGCCTACCAGATCCCGTCGCCGGGCGATGTTCTCGCCGTGCTGCGCACCGAATGGCCGGAACTGCTGCGCCAGTCCTGGCCGACCACCTATGCGACCGTCTGCGGCTTCCTGCTGTCGGCGCTGTTCGGCATTCCCGTCGCCATGCTGATCGCGGGCTCGAAGACGGTGGAGAGCTATGTCTATCCGCTGCTGGTGTTCTCCCAATCCGTGCCGAAGATCGCGATCGCGCCACTGTTCGTGGTGTGGTTCGGCTTCGGCATCATTCCGAAGGTGATCTCGGCGTTTCTGCTCGGCTTCTTCCCGGTGGTCGTCTCCGCCGTGCAGGGTTTCAAGTCGGTCGACCCCGACATGGTTGATCTCGCCCGTGCCATGCAGGGCAGCCGCCTGCAGGTGTTCCGTGCGGTGAATCTGCCGCATGCGCTGCCGGCGATCTTCTCAGGTCTCAAAGTGTCGGTGACGCTCGCCGTGGTCGGCGCCGTCGTCGGCGAGTTCGTCGGCTCCAATTCCGGCATCGGCTATGTGATGCAGCGCTCGATCGGCACCTTTGACCTGCCGACGATGTTCGCGGCCCTCGTGATCCTGGCGCTGCTCGGCGTGATCCTGTTCTGGATCGTGGACCGGATCGAGAATCTGGTCATTCCCTGGCATGTCAGCCAGCGCGAGGACGTGATTTTCGCCTCTTAA
- a CDS encoding TetR/AcrR family transcriptional regulator, whose translation MAKAKRTLKWQRDPEGMRLRILEAAKQEFSAHGLAGARVDRIAAKAGANKRMLYYHVGNKDELYLAVLEGAYDKIRSEERGLDLEHLDPPEAIRRLIEFTWNYFLRNPEFLSLLQTENLARAKHLKKSTKVKSMHSPFVEMIRTVVRRGVDSGDFQVAVDPVQLYISIAALSFFYLSNSATLSVIFGRDLLDKKAKDERLAHMAGLVLAALTGRSAELFEIAKAPKSRAAVAQTV comes from the coding sequence TTGGCAAAGGCAAAGCGAACTCTGAAATGGCAGCGCGACCCCGAGGGGATGCGGCTGCGCATTCTCGAAGCCGCCAAGCAGGAGTTTTCCGCCCACGGGCTCGCCGGCGCGCGCGTCGACCGCATCGCGGCCAAGGCCGGCGCCAACAAGCGCATGCTGTACTACCACGTCGGCAACAAGGACGAGCTGTATCTGGCGGTGCTCGAAGGCGCCTATGACAAGATCCGCAGCGAGGAGCGCGGGCTCGATCTCGAGCATCTCGATCCGCCCGAAGCGATCCGCCGCCTGATCGAGTTCACCTGGAATTACTTCCTGCGTAATCCCGAGTTCCTGTCGCTGCTGCAGACCGAGAACCTCGCGCGCGCAAAGCACCTGAAGAAATCGACCAAGGTCAAGTCGATGCACTCGCCCTTCGTCGAGATGATCCGCACCGTGGTGCGGCGCGGCGTCGATAGCGGCGACTTCCAGGTCGCGGTCGACCCGGTGCAGCTCTACATCTCCATTGCCGCGCTCAGCTTCTTCTATCTCTCCAACTCGGCGACCCTCAGCGTGATCTTCGGCCGCGACCTGCTGGACAAGAAGGCCAAGGACGAGCGGCTCGCCCACATGGCCGGCCTCGTGCTCGCTGCACTGACGGGACGTTCGGCGGAGCTGTTCGAGATCGCGAAGGCACCGAAATCGCGCGCCGCGGTGGCGCAGACGGTGTAG
- a CDS encoding VOC family protein — MISGLDHIVVLVRDIGAARAAYQTLLARAPAWQNSGEGADRVLFTLENMTIELMAPSGFSVTADRMRALLDDQEGVLASLCFRVADIGKMHRRLERVALKPDPVAEVESSDAATDAVLHWKRTRAATELTRGVRMFFLELAGERPKSVATDIAPIDGLDHVVITTEDSERAAALYGARLGLDLALDRSHQDWGQLMFFRCGDLIVEVVRRPVAGGDAAHDRLWGLSWRVADIDATRARLIAAGLDVTEVRNGRKPGTRIMTVRNGTCGIQTVLLERSPKPVE; from the coding sequence ATGATCAGCGGCCTCGATCACATCGTCGTTCTGGTCAGGGATATCGGTGCGGCCAGGGCGGCCTATCAGACGCTGCTCGCCCGCGCGCCGGCCTGGCAGAACTCGGGCGAGGGCGCCGACCGGGTGCTGTTCACGCTCGAGAACATGACGATAGAGCTGATGGCGCCGAGCGGCTTCAGCGTCACCGCCGACCGCATGCGCGCGCTGCTGGACGACCAGGAGGGCGTGCTCGCCAGCCTGTGCTTTCGTGTCGCGGACATCGGCAAGATGCATCGCCGGCTGGAGCGGGTGGCGCTCAAGCCCGATCCGGTCGCCGAGGTCGAGAGCAGCGATGCCGCGACCGACGCTGTTCTGCACTGGAAGCGCACCCGCGCCGCCACGGAGCTGACGCGCGGCGTGCGCATGTTCTTCCTCGAGCTTGCCGGGGAGCGGCCGAAATCGGTCGCGACCGACATCGCGCCGATCGACGGGCTCGACCATGTCGTCATCACCACGGAGGATTCCGAGCGCGCCGCCGCGCTCTATGGCGCGCGGCTCGGGCTCGACCTCGCGCTCGACCGCTCGCACCAGGATTGGGGCCAGCTGATGTTCTTCCGCTGCGGCGACCTCATCGTCGAGGTGGTGCGCCGGCCTGTCGCGGGCGGCGATGCCGCGCATGACCGGCTCTGGGGCCTGAGCTGGCGCGTCGCCGACATCGACGCCACCCGCGCCCGCCTGATCGCGGCCGGCCTCGACGTCACCGAAGTCCGCAACGGCCGCAAGCCGGGCACGCGGATCATGACGGTGCGCAACGGGACGTGCGGGATCCAGACGGTGCTGCTGGAGCGGTCGCCGAAGCCGGTGGAGTGA
- a CDS encoding sugar kinase, with protein MQALFIGQTYIDVVFITDHMPTGDEKHVASDYAVSFGGNAVTAAFCCAKLGIVPDLIATAANDWLGRMFQDMCAKYAISLHARKVNQSSLSFIMPKDGKRAIVRCRDDHHIHPFPMLNLGGCRALHVDGHQPDAAIHYAKVCREAGILTSLDGGGLRTNTHELLEFIDVAIVAERLCEQMDLTPEKMLDYLKSRGCKIGGVTMGEKGLLWYNETGAVETMPAMPIPRERVIDTNGAGDVFHGAYVYSYLAHPGKSWREHFDFARAASTFKIQRLGNEAGLPTLVDIAKVRHEFEVRV; from the coding sequence ATGCAGGCTCTCTTTATCGGACAGACCTATATCGACGTCGTCTTCATCACCGACCACATGCCGACCGGCGACGAAAAGCACGTGGCCTCGGATTACGCGGTTTCCTTCGGCGGCAATGCGGTGACGGCGGCGTTCTGCTGCGCCAAGCTCGGCATCGTGCCGGATCTCATCGCCACCGCGGCCAATGACTGGCTGGGACGCATGTTCCAGGACATGTGCGCGAAATACGCGATCTCGCTGCATGCGCGGAAGGTGAACCAGTCTTCGCTGTCCTTCATCATGCCCAAGGACGGCAAGCGCGCCATCGTCCGCTGCCGTGACGACCACCACATTCACCCCTTCCCGATGCTCAATCTCGGCGGCTGCCGCGCGCTGCATGTCGACGGGCACCAGCCCGATGCGGCGATCCACTATGCCAAGGTCTGCCGCGAGGCCGGCATCCTGACCTCGCTCGACGGCGGGGGCTTGCGCACCAACACGCATGAGCTCTTGGAATTCATCGACGTTGCCATCGTCGCCGAACGCTTGTGCGAGCAGATGGACCTGACGCCGGAGAAGATGCTGGATTACCTGAAGAGCCGCGGCTGCAAGATCGGCGGCGTCACCATGGGTGAGAAGGGCCTGCTCTGGTACAACGAGACCGGTGCGGTCGAGACCATGCCGGCGATGCCGATCCCGCGTGAGCGCGTGATCGACACCAACGGCGCCGGCGACGTGTTCCACGGCGCCTATGTCTATTCCTACCTCGCCCATCCCGGCAAAAGCTGGCGCGAGCATTTCGACTTTGCGCGCGCCGCCTCCACCTTCAAGATCCAGCGCCTCGGCAACGAGGCGGGTCTGCCGACGCTCGTCGACATCGCCAAGGTCAGGCACGAGTTCGAGGTCAGGGTCTAG